The proteins below are encoded in one region of Bifidobacterium catenulatum DSM 16992 = JCM 1194 = LMG 11043:
- a CDS encoding ABC transporter substrate-binding protein: MNTNAKRTVMRLVAGVAAVATLMGTAACGSSNSSSSDDNTLTVSYWDDEMQPIKDFIKANPDIKVKQIRVPGDDYNTKLNQMIVGGTAPDVMLTQEADYVRFAKNGVTMKLDDKLKDLGIDKSDFQPAVTDIANQVDGYYGFPQGFATEIMYYNKDMFDAAGVAYPTDDWTWDDYTAAAEKLTKADGSQYGSDSPTFNGVWYSLIGAAGDKVVDNGKLSFGNGLKKTLEFQKNLVDNKWQPQPASGSKVSDMFAAGKAAMTLGGTWLVSTYKDVDFKWDIATIPTAPGAKKYNSLHTSFWAINAKTKHSAAAEKLVKFLMSKEGQKSMSQSLGNTPAFQSMMADGYYKVQGKNGPSNWSSLEASAKEAKLGYTLVASTPTFNLYDQFNAYVLGQTSLSEVTGTQVAKANKEITDAQ; the protein is encoded by the coding sequence ATGAACACGAATGCCAAGCGTACTGTTATGCGTCTTGTGGCCGGTGTTGCGGCTGTTGCGACGCTGATGGGCACCGCAGCCTGCGGTTCTTCGAACAGCTCTTCGAGTGATGACAACACGTTAACTGTTTCCTACTGGGACGACGAGATGCAGCCCATCAAGGATTTCATCAAGGCTAATCCGGATATCAAAGTCAAGCAGATTCGCGTTCCTGGAGACGACTACAACACCAAACTCAATCAGATGATTGTTGGCGGTACCGCTCCGGACGTCATGCTGACCCAGGAAGCGGATTACGTTCGCTTCGCTAAGAACGGTGTGACCATGAAGCTTGATGACAAGCTGAAGGATCTGGGCATCGACAAGAGCGATTTCCAGCCGGCCGTCACTGATATCGCCAACCAAGTGGACGGTTACTACGGATTCCCGCAAGGCTTCGCCACCGAAATCATGTACTACAACAAAGATATGTTCGATGCCGCTGGCGTCGCGTATCCGACCGATGACTGGACCTGGGACGACTACACCGCCGCAGCTGAGAAGCTGACCAAGGCCGATGGATCCCAGTACGGTTCCGACTCCCCAACCTTCAACGGCGTATGGTACTCCCTGATCGGCGCCGCCGGTGACAAGGTGGTCGACAATGGCAAGCTCTCTTTCGGTAATGGTTTGAAGAAGACCCTCGAATTCCAGAAGAATCTTGTGGACAACAAGTGGCAGCCGCAGCCGGCTTCCGGTTCTAAGGTTTCTGATATGTTCGCGGCCGGTAAAGCAGCAATGACCTTGGGTGGGACCTGGCTGGTTAGCACCTACAAGGATGTTGACTTCAAGTGGGATATCGCCACGATTCCAACCGCTCCTGGCGCCAAGAAGTACAACTCACTGCACACCTCTTTCTGGGCCATCAACGCCAAGACCAAGCATTCTGCAGCTGCAGAGAAGCTGGTCAAGTTCCTGATGAGCAAGGAAGGCCAGAAGTCGATGTCCCAGAGCCTGGGCAATACTCCTGCCTTCCAGTCCATGATGGCTGACGGCTACTACAAGGTGCAGGGTAAGAACGGCCCGAGCAACTGGAGTAGCCTGGAAGCCTCTGCTAAGGAAGCAAAGCTTGGATACACGCTGGTGGCCTCAACTCCAACATTCAACCTGTATGACCAGTTCAATGCATATGTTCTTGGCCAGACTTCGTTGAGTGAAGTGACTGGGACACAAGTGGCCAAGGCCAATAAGGAAATTACCGACGCGCAATAA
- a CDS encoding ketopantoate reductase family protein yields the protein MKYAVIGAGGMGIQYGVLLQEFAHKDVDFIDTWKPNVEKIREQGGAYVSQDGEDRHLVPINVYYPEEYAGQPDVWIVFLKQMQLDGVLKRCAHLFNEKQIVFSAMNGYGHFEKLNEYFSKDRIYGGTALIGAYVYGPGDFNFTGGAHAKAMNLCAYADDVTDEVRKHEQALYEDFATATLNPTIVDNFIGMCMAKIVFNSVLNTLCTMYQIRFGEFHAHPDARWLTEQLVDEAYSAAEAAGYQLLGTRETEVETILHTAGVAHPLHYPSMYQDLTKGRPTEVDYINGYIAKVGREHGYECKLHEFLTREVHLTEQAFAIHNPGIVAQAKADVEASKPVTE from the coding sequence ATGAAGTATGCGGTGATTGGCGCTGGCGGCATGGGCATCCAGTACGGCGTGCTGCTGCAGGAATTCGCGCACAAGGATGTCGATTTCATCGATACGTGGAAGCCAAACGTCGAGAAGATTCGCGAGCAAGGCGGCGCCTACGTGTCTCAAGATGGTGAAGACCGCCATCTCGTGCCGATTAACGTGTACTACCCGGAGGAATACGCCGGCCAGCCAGATGTGTGGATCGTGTTCCTCAAGCAGATGCAGCTTGACGGCGTGCTCAAGCGTTGCGCCCACCTGTTCAACGAGAAGCAGATTGTGTTCTCCGCCATGAACGGCTATGGACACTTCGAAAAGCTCAACGAATACTTCTCCAAAGACCGCATCTACGGCGGCACCGCACTGATCGGTGCCTACGTGTACGGCCCCGGCGATTTCAACTTCACCGGCGGGGCACATGCCAAGGCCATGAACCTGTGTGCCTACGCGGATGATGTGACTGATGAGGTGCGCAAACACGAGCAGGCGCTGTACGAGGATTTCGCAACGGCCACACTCAACCCAACCATCGTGGACAACTTCATCGGCATGTGCATGGCGAAAATCGTATTCAACTCGGTGCTGAACACGCTGTGTACCATGTACCAGATCCGCTTCGGCGAATTTCATGCGCATCCCGACGCGCGTTGGCTCACCGAACAGCTGGTCGACGAAGCTTACAGCGCGGCCGAAGCAGCCGGATACCAACTGTTGGGCACGCGCGAAACGGAAGTCGAAACCATTCTGCACACTGCGGGCGTGGCTCATCCGCTGCACTATCCGTCCATGTATCAAGACCTGACTAAGGGACGTCCGACGGAAGTCGACTACATCAACGGCTATATCGCCAAAGTCGGACGCGAGCATGGCTACGAATGCAAGCTGCACGAATTCCTAACCCGCGAAGTGCATCTCACCGAACAAGCCTTCGCCATCCACAATCCAGGCATCGTCGCACAGGCCAAAGCCGACGTCGAAGCCAGTAAGCCGGTAACGGAATAA
- a CDS encoding carbohydrate ABC transporter permease, which produces MELHTPKYVKVLQYVVMIIMALFMFFPIYWIFVNSLKTITGISAWPPEFFPKDPQWGNYVKVLENPNTILYLRNTLILVVLNTVGTLLTSSIVAYPLARMNFKGRGVVFAIILATMMVPSAALVIPQYLLFRNFGMLDSFWPLILPSFFAQPYNVFLFRQFFVSIPDSIDEAAMLDGCSRWQAFWKVIVPLGKPIFITVGIMSVSFWWNELFSPLVYINSEDLKPLTLGVLTSFVETSAGASKTMWNLQMAFSMLMIIPPALLYICCSKYITEGIKTSGMKD; this is translated from the coding sequence ATGGAACTGCATACTCCGAAATATGTGAAAGTCCTACAGTATGTCGTGATGATCATCATGGCACTGTTCATGTTCTTCCCGATTTATTGGATTTTCGTTAACTCTTTGAAAACCATTACCGGCATTTCGGCATGGCCTCCGGAGTTCTTCCCGAAGGATCCGCAATGGGGTAACTATGTCAAGGTGCTAGAAAATCCCAATACTATTCTGTACTTGCGCAACACTTTGATTCTTGTAGTGCTGAACACTGTCGGTACACTGCTGACCAGCTCCATCGTTGCCTATCCGCTGGCTCGTATGAACTTCAAGGGGCGTGGTGTTGTATTCGCCATCATCTTGGCGACCATGATGGTGCCGTCCGCGGCACTGGTCATTCCGCAGTACCTCCTGTTCCGCAACTTCGGTATGTTGGACTCCTTCTGGCCGCTGATCCTCCCGAGCTTCTTCGCTCAGCCGTACAACGTCTTCCTTTTCCGGCAGTTCTTCGTTTCGATACCTGATTCAATCGATGAAGCCGCAATGCTGGATGGATGCAGCCGTTGGCAGGCATTCTGGAAAGTCATCGTGCCGCTCGGTAAACCGATTTTCATTACCGTCGGCATCATGTCTGTCAGCTTCTGGTGGAACGAACTGTTCTCTCCGCTGGTATACATCAACTCCGAAGACCTCAAGCCGCTGACTTTGGGTGTTCTCACATCCTTTGTCGAGACCTCGGCAGGTGCTTCTAAGACTATGTGGAACCTGCAGATGGCGTTCTCCATGCTGATGATCATTCCTCCCGCGCTGCTGTACATCTGCTGCTCGAAGTACATCACCGAAGGCATCAAGACCAGCGGCATGAAGGACTGA
- a CDS encoding carbohydrate ABC transporter permease, whose translation MSISKKTAKSSGKMRSDAGAAWGFLSPWIIGFLIFSAFPLAFSFYLSLTKWNLMGDPQFVGLQNYKDMLSSNGELGQTLLATAIFTVINVSVSILFSLLLAILLNFKVRFRGLFQFFYYVPTIMPSVVMAGCLVLMFNPQLGIINYVLKSMGVQNPPNWSGSQTFVWVLVAVASVFTFQTGQQMLVFSAALKDVPQELYEAAALDGAGAWKRFVNVTIPGIAPMMLFNVVSCTVNSFNSAFSLLYPLTGGGPGNATKVIGLLIYDKAFKSFNMGQASALAVILFIIVGVISALQFKLMDRQ comes from the coding sequence ATGTCAATCTCCAAGAAAACCGCGAAGTCTTCGGGCAAGATGCGCTCGGATGCGGGAGCAGCATGGGGTTTCCTCAGCCCCTGGATCATCGGATTCCTCATTTTCAGCGCTTTTCCGTTGGCTTTCAGCTTTTATCTGAGTCTTACCAAGTGGAATCTGATGGGAGACCCGCAATTTGTGGGCCTGCAGAATTACAAGGACATGCTTTCGAGCAACGGCGAGCTCGGGCAGACCTTGTTGGCAACAGCGATCTTCACCGTTATCAACGTGTCGGTGTCTATCCTCTTTTCCCTGCTGCTCGCTATTCTGCTTAATTTCAAGGTACGTTTCAGAGGACTGTTCCAGTTCTTCTACTACGTACCGACCATCATGCCGTCCGTGGTCATGGCGGGATGCTTGGTTCTGATGTTCAACCCGCAGCTGGGCATCATCAATTATGTACTGAAATCGATGGGTGTGCAGAACCCTCCGAACTGGTCCGGTAGCCAGACTTTTGTGTGGGTGCTTGTAGCCGTTGCCTCGGTATTCACCTTCCAGACCGGCCAGCAGATGCTTGTCTTTTCCGCAGCGCTCAAAGATGTGCCGCAGGAACTGTATGAGGCCGCAGCGCTTGACGGCGCAGGCGCATGGAAGCGCTTCGTCAATGTCACCATCCCGGGCATTGCTCCAATGATGCTGTTCAATGTCGTTTCTTGCACGGTCAATTCGTTCAACAGCGCGTTCTCGCTGCTGTACCCGTTGACTGGCGGCGGTCCAGGCAACGCCACCAAGGTCATCGGCCTGTTGATCTACGACAAGGCATTCAAGAGCTTCAATATGGGTCAGGCTTCGGCTCTTGCGGTGATTCTGTTCATCATCGTCGGCGTGATCAGCGCTCTGCAGTTCAAGCTTATGGATCGTCAGTAA
- a CDS encoding FIVAR domain-containing protein: protein MKIRKPLAALLATATMAALAATSGAATALAIENPTVTVHLDQTGCTENTNNTNCQITHGSTGFLYGLTDDGVSSDTTLNGLSLDSNSVLVGKSPDGVQHPNGDVLNTTDQWKRNGGGEIQVYMKEAYKNFPYVAYGDGGMDGDYVPKLKEMVTKFNTKYPDLKDDIVWIPFNEPDISDANYYNLTNYNSKYDSVRTKFFEDWNKAVEAIRSVYPQARIGGPNNSAYSDRFYRDFFQNAKEHGTVPDVVTWHELGSGFGSYLSNFQKWKTLEKDVLSDYAPPENTGLKQGQTIKVSINEYAWKDQNGKAIEQVKPGRLLQYVARFEKTGAQGALPYWYPAGDLDWLVTKNNQVTGSYWLYYWYGLMKGDLLKVDLPDENGKPQVLASYNKDSNQTQILLGGSNESSYSTTLNLSALPDKYPNGAHVTIYATDSTAPANLSNVSVNVPAASDGPYVVAEQDLSIANGQASLPLNNLKGDSAYYAVIAPATSQGKVSNSTVEAEYARRNGTAKVTYGNASGYSGTGYVEGADATASSDFFVDSKKNGYNEVMLRYSAPKADGQNAKRTVTLKINPNENSARNDAQELTLQLPETKDANTWQTAKVRIYMPLGLNQITVEGYGTQGMLIDSVSTASADDSSVTRYEAEDSSNTFNGSAKASADNNASNSRIVGNVGNGANNWFQFNKVTVPEDGNYTLTIGYAQWEYTANNTWQIVNRWADMSVNGETSKHLVFANTRGWSNFWTTSVRVNLKKGENTIRFGNANTGTASESGKASGWAPNFDYIQVAPTVDSSSVKYTTADGSEIKSITSLTAKANCLKDGVLTLTEGDSVDVEVNIKPINATDATLVWASSDSSVATAEEQEDADGIATQSVKLVDSRTIHALKAGETTFTVTPAVNAENGVSATFKVIVTAKEPEPVSADKSKLQAAVDEAGKLDEKDYTVDSWKVFTGQLESAKKVLADENATQDDVDSALKTLKDAQSGLVKADSGSTGGSTSGGSSAGNTGNIGNTGNTGSGGSHDASAASTGAANGNDSANGGQLGLVSTGAGIALVAGVAALLAVAGAVIAVLRRRNAI from the coding sequence ATGAAAATCCGCAAACCGCTGGCAGCGCTGCTAGCGACGGCCACAATGGCCGCATTGGCAGCGACTTCCGGCGCTGCGACCGCGCTGGCGATCGAGAATCCCACAGTGACCGTGCATCTCGACCAGACCGGCTGCACCGAGAACACCAACAACACCAATTGCCAGATTACCCACGGTTCGACAGGCTTCCTGTATGGCCTGACCGATGATGGCGTTTCCAGCGACACCACGCTCAACGGCCTGTCGCTCGATTCCAACAGCGTGCTGGTCGGCAAATCCCCAGACGGCGTGCAACACCCCAATGGCGATGTGCTGAACACCACCGACCAGTGGAAGCGCAACGGCGGCGGCGAAATCCAGGTGTACATGAAGGAAGCCTACAAGAACTTCCCATATGTGGCCTATGGCGATGGCGGCATGGACGGCGACTATGTGCCGAAGCTCAAGGAAATGGTCACCAAGTTCAACACCAAGTACCCGGACCTTAAGGATGACATCGTCTGGATTCCGTTCAACGAACCGGACATCAGCGACGCGAACTACTACAACTTGACGAACTACAACAGCAAGTACGACAGCGTTCGCACGAAATTCTTCGAGGATTGGAACAAGGCCGTCGAAGCAATCCGTTCGGTATATCCGCAGGCCCGTATCGGCGGCCCGAACAACAGCGCCTACTCCGACCGGTTTTATCGTGACTTCTTCCAGAATGCCAAGGAGCATGGTACTGTACCGGATGTCGTCACCTGGCATGAGCTCGGTTCCGGTTTCGGCAGCTACCTGAGCAACTTCCAGAAGTGGAAGACGCTGGAAAAGGATGTTCTTTCCGATTACGCGCCGCCCGAGAACACCGGTCTCAAGCAGGGGCAGACCATCAAGGTCAGCATCAACGAATACGCATGGAAGGACCAGAACGGCAAGGCCATCGAGCAGGTCAAACCTGGCCGTCTGCTGCAGTACGTGGCCCGCTTCGAAAAGACCGGCGCCCAGGGCGCGCTGCCGTACTGGTACCCGGCCGGCGATCTCGACTGGCTGGTCACCAAGAACAACCAGGTGACCGGTTCCTACTGGCTGTACTACTGGTACGGGCTCATGAAGGGCGATCTGCTCAAGGTCGACCTGCCTGATGAGAACGGCAAGCCGCAGGTGCTCGCCTCCTACAACAAGGACAGCAACCAGACCCAGATCCTGCTTGGCGGCTCGAACGAAAGCTCGTATTCCACGACGTTGAACCTGAGCGCGTTGCCCGACAAGTACCCGAACGGTGCCCATGTGACAATCTATGCGACCGATTCCACCGCTCCGGCCAATCTTAGCAATGTGTCAGTCAACGTTCCGGCTGCTTCCGACGGCCCGTACGTGGTAGCGGAACAGGACCTCAGCATCGCCAACGGCCAGGCCAGCCTGCCGCTGAACAATCTTAAGGGCGACAGCGCTTACTACGCGGTTATCGCGCCGGCCACGTCGCAAGGCAAGGTCTCCAACAGCACTGTCGAAGCCGAATACGCCCGCCGCAACGGCACCGCCAAGGTGACCTACGGTAATGCCAGCGGATACTCCGGCACCGGCTACGTCGAGGGCGCCGATGCCACCGCATCCAGCGACTTCTTCGTCGATTCGAAGAAGAACGGATACAACGAGGTTATGTTGCGCTACAGTGCTCCGAAGGCAGACGGCCAGAACGCGAAGCGCACCGTTACGCTGAAGATCAATCCGAACGAAAACTCCGCAAGAAACGATGCCCAGGAACTGACGCTCCAGCTGCCGGAAACCAAGGATGCCAACACCTGGCAGACTGCCAAGGTTCGCATCTACATGCCGCTGGGCCTCAACCAGATCACCGTGGAAGGCTATGGTACCCAGGGCATGCTCATCGATTCGGTGAGCACAGCCAGCGCCGATGACTCCTCGGTGACCCGTTACGAGGCGGAGGATTCCTCCAACACGTTCAACGGCAGTGCCAAGGCGAGTGCCGATAACAACGCCTCGAACAGCCGCATCGTCGGCAACGTCGGCAATGGTGCGAACAACTGGTTCCAGTTCAACAAGGTGACCGTGCCGGAGGATGGCAACTATACGCTGACCATCGGCTACGCCCAGTGGGAGTACACCGCGAACAACACCTGGCAGATCGTGAACCGTTGGGCGGATATGTCGGTGAACGGCGAGACCTCGAAGCACCTGGTGTTCGCCAACACCCGTGGCTGGAGCAACTTCTGGACTACTTCGGTGCGCGTGAACCTCAAGAAGGGCGAGAATACCATCCGCTTCGGCAACGCGAACACGGGCACGGCTTCTGAAAGCGGCAAGGCCAGCGGTTGGGCGCCGAACTTCGACTACATCCAGGTCGCTCCCACCGTGGATTCGAGCAGCGTGAAGTACACCACCGCGGACGGCAGCGAGATCAAGTCGATCACCTCGCTGACGGCCAAGGCGAATTGTCTTAAGGACGGTGTGCTGACGCTGACGGAAGGTGACAGCGTTGATGTGGAAGTGAACATCAAACCGATTAACGCGACTGATGCAACGCTCGTCTGGGCGTCCTCCGACTCGTCCGTCGCGACGGCCGAAGAGCAGGAAGACGCCGATGGTATTGCAACGCAGTCCGTGAAACTTGTTGACAGCCGCACGATTCATGCGCTCAAGGCCGGTGAGACGACCTTCACCGTGACTCCTGCCGTTAACGCCGAGAATGGTGTTTCCGCCACTTTCAAGGTGATTGTGACGGCCAAGGAGCCTGAGCCTGTTTCCGCCGACAAGTCCAAGCTGCAGGCCGCAGTGGACGAGGCCGGCAAGCTGGATGAGAAGGACTATACCGTCGACAGCTGGAAGGTGTTCACCGGGCAGCTGGAATCCGCGAAGAAGGTCCTCGCCGATGAGAACGCCACTCAGGACGACGTGGACTCCGCACTCAAGACGCTGAAGGACGCTCAGTCCGGGCTGGTCAAAGCTGATAGCGGCTCCACCGGTGGTAGTACGTCCGGCGGTTCCAGCGCTGGAAATACCGGGAATATCGGAAACACCGGGAACACGGGAAGCGGCGGTTCTCATGATGCGAGTGCCGCCTCCACCGGTGCGGCGAACGGCAACGACTCCGCCAACGGTGGCCAGCTCGGGTTGGTCAGCACGGGTGCAGGCATTGCTCTGGTTGCCGGCGTTGCAGCACTGCTGGCTGTGGCAGGTGCTGTGATCGCAGTACTACGCCGCCGTAACGCGATCTGA
- a CDS encoding glycoside hydrolase family 127 protein translates to MTNQAQALNVNITSRFWTRYLNMTVENALPYQWRALNDEVPVDVPEGAAWGENGSQFSHSLRNLRIAAGREEGVFSGQPFQDTDVSKWLEAASYALRRKNAGLNVDELEAHVNEAIELFEGAQDEDGYLDTKFELDLPAEKRFKGLRWSHELYTMGHFIEAAVAHYEVTGSKRALDIAERVANCIGHNFGDGEGQVHGPDGHPEIELALARLYEATGERRWLDLAAWFIRVRGTDPEFFDEQDAAGGPQFYTDLHMPLKYFVQDEPILDKQHAEGHAVRLLYLAAAVSKVGRLLNDQKMLDTAERLWTNIVKHRMYITGAVGSCQVGESFSFDDDLPNDLVYGETCASVAMLFYGKSLMETKPRGSVADVMEKELFNGVLSGVQLDGTRYFYVNPLEADPAASKGNPTKAHILTRRAGWFDCACCPANLGRLITSLDQYLYTVSNDGKTVYAHQFVANKTEFEDGFTIEQTQAGDEYPWSGDITFHVSNPNGLDKKVAVRIPQWSKDYTLEVNGEAVELPVVDGFVTVDASAADTEIHLVLDMSVRRVRASLRVRADIGKLAVARGPIVFCMEQVDNEGPLWLDGMSADANVSESYEPDLLDGVEVLKVKGSRLESPTDDQYRAVDAPLTEREETLTMIPYYAWCNRAEGQMQVWVRETK, encoded by the coding sequence ATGACTAACCAAGCCCAGGCTCTGAATGTGAATATCACGTCACGTTTCTGGACTCGATACCTCAATATGACCGTCGAAAACGCGCTGCCATACCAGTGGCGTGCGCTGAACGACGAAGTGCCCGTCGATGTGCCGGAAGGCGCGGCATGGGGCGAGAACGGCAGTCAGTTCAGCCACTCGCTTCGTAATCTACGTATCGCCGCAGGCCGCGAGGAAGGCGTGTTCTCCGGCCAGCCGTTCCAGGACACCGACGTATCGAAGTGGCTTGAGGCCGCCAGCTATGCGCTGCGCCGCAAGAACGCCGGTCTGAACGTCGACGAGCTCGAAGCCCACGTGAACGAGGCCATCGAACTGTTCGAAGGCGCTCAGGACGAAGATGGGTACCTCGACACCAAGTTCGAGCTGGATCTACCTGCCGAGAAGCGCTTCAAAGGCTTGCGCTGGAGCCATGAGCTCTACACCATGGGCCATTTCATCGAAGCCGCCGTGGCCCATTACGAGGTCACCGGCTCCAAGCGTGCCCTGGACATCGCCGAACGCGTGGCGAATTGCATCGGCCATAACTTCGGTGATGGCGAAGGCCAGGTGCACGGCCCGGACGGGCACCCGGAAATTGAGCTTGCCCTGGCTCGCCTGTACGAGGCGACCGGCGAACGCCGCTGGCTCGATCTGGCCGCATGGTTCATCCGCGTGCGCGGCACCGACCCGGAGTTCTTCGACGAGCAGGACGCCGCCGGCGGTCCGCAGTTCTACACCGACCTGCACATGCCGCTCAAGTACTTCGTGCAGGACGAGCCGATCCTCGACAAGCAGCATGCCGAAGGCCACGCCGTGCGCCTGCTGTACTTGGCCGCCGCCGTCTCCAAGGTTGGCCGTCTGCTGAACGACCAGAAGATGCTCGACACCGCCGAGCGTCTGTGGACCAACATCGTCAAGCACCGCATGTACATCACCGGCGCCGTTGGCTCCTGCCAGGTCGGCGAATCCTTTAGCTTTGACGATGATCTGCCGAACGACTTGGTGTATGGAGAGACCTGCGCATCCGTCGCCATGCTGTTCTACGGCAAGTCCCTGATGGAGACCAAACCGCGCGGCTCCGTGGCCGACGTGATGGAGAAGGAACTGTTCAACGGCGTGCTTTCCGGTGTACAGCTGGACGGCACCCGCTACTTCTACGTCAACCCGCTGGAAGCCGATCCCGCAGCGTCGAAGGGCAACCCAACCAAGGCGCATATTCTTACCCGCCGCGCCGGCTGGTTCGACTGCGCCTGCTGCCCGGCCAACCTGGGCCGTCTAATCACATCCCTCGACCAGTACCTGTACACGGTTTCGAATGACGGCAAGACGGTGTACGCCCACCAGTTCGTGGCCAACAAGACCGAATTCGAAGATGGCTTCACCATCGAGCAGACCCAAGCCGGTGACGAATACCCGTGGAGCGGCGACATCACCTTCCACGTGTCCAACCCGAATGGCCTGGACAAGAAGGTGGCCGTCCGCATTCCGCAGTGGTCCAAGGACTATACGCTGGAAGTCAACGGCGAAGCCGTCGAGCTCCCGGTGGTCGATGGTTTCGTGACCGTCGATGCCTCCGCCGCTGACACCGAAATCCATTTGGTGCTCGACATGTCCGTGCGTCGCGTTCGTGCCTCGCTGCGTGTGCGTGCCGACATCGGCAAGCTGGCCGTGGCCCGTGGCCCGATCGTGTTCTGCATGGAACAGGTCGACAACGAAGGCCCGCTGTGGCTGGATGGCATGAGCGCGGATGCCAACGTGTCCGAGTCTTACGAACCGGATCTGCTGGATGGCGTCGAGGTGCTCAAGGTCAAGGGCAGCCGCTTGGAATCCCCGACCGACGACCAGTACCGTGCCGTGGATGCACCGCTTACGGAGCGTGAGGAAACCCTCACCATGATTCCGTACTATGCATGGTGCAACCGCGCCGAAGGCCAGATGCAGGTCTGGGTCCGCGAAACCAAATAG
- a CDS encoding MFS transporter, whose product MQTAQSNSEVLVDPDTLSPETGEPFSRAMTARYLGAFVIFAILNCAAFVLNGNTLMPQHLKDLGYNETEATTALGTITSLTAIVGLLSGYIWGAFSDHTRSRFGKRTPWIFAGSIVAGIGLYLLGSFGDVPSLTASYMLNNLGQGAIQTPMFAILADRVPKSVRGTLSAGLGATALGTPVGQFLSSLFLGQPYQNMGFVVGALMIAASGIIPLLILPRERSSKNDGDGKSGAEAAKEALENLLPPKLKGAHDFYKACGGRLLMMASYAMISQYTLYIFENYVGLTVQEAAKAMGTLSAVTFVVSLIGLAVSGPLSDRIKARKMPIAIACVLFIIGTLCPVAFRSVNGVLLYAAFAGLGYGVYIAVDGALNVDVIPEEAQHNRTGGKYIGFGNLANTCGQVLAPATTAMLVAVTGTYYSAFIVSALCALGGVLLILWIKNVK is encoded by the coding sequence ATGCAAACCGCACAGAGCAACAGTGAAGTACTCGTAGACCCGGATACGTTGTCTCCGGAAACAGGAGAACCATTCTCGCGGGCAATGACGGCTCGCTACCTCGGTGCCTTCGTTATTTTCGCAATCCTTAATTGCGCCGCATTCGTGCTGAACGGCAATACGCTCATGCCTCAGCATCTGAAGGACCTGGGATACAACGAAACGGAAGCCACCACCGCACTCGGTACCATCACCTCACTGACCGCGATCGTTGGTCTGCTGTCCGGCTACATCTGGGGCGCATTCTCCGATCACACTCGTTCCCGCTTCGGCAAGCGCACGCCATGGATCTTCGCAGGTTCCATTGTGGCAGGCATCGGCTTGTACCTGCTCGGCTCCTTCGGCGATGTGCCGAGCCTGACCGCCAGCTATATGCTGAACAACCTCGGCCAGGGCGCCATCCAGACTCCGATGTTCGCCATCCTCGCCGATCGTGTTCCCAAGTCCGTGCGCGGCACGCTGTCCGCAGGCCTGGGCGCAACCGCGCTGGGCACTCCTGTCGGCCAGTTCCTCAGCTCGCTGTTCCTCGGACAGCCGTATCAGAACATGGGCTTCGTCGTCGGCGCGCTGATGATTGCGGCCTCCGGCATCATCCCGCTGCTGATCCTGCCGCGCGAGCGCAGCTCCAAGAACGATGGCGACGGCAAGAGCGGTGCCGAAGCTGCCAAGGAAGCGCTGGAGAACCTGCTGCCTCCAAAGCTCAAGGGCGCGCACGACTTCTACAAGGCTTGCGGCGGCCGTCTGCTGATGATGGCCAGCTATGCCATGATCTCCCAGTACACGCTGTACATCTTCGAGAACTATGTCGGTCTGACCGTGCAGGAAGCCGCCAAGGCAATGGGCACGCTGTCCGCCGTCACCTTCGTCGTGTCGCTGATCGGTTTGGCTGTCTCCGGCCCGCTGTCCGACAGGATTAAGGCGCGTAAGATGCCGATTGCAATCGCCTGCGTGCTGTTCATCATCGGCACGCTGTGCCCGGTGGCGTTCCGCAGTGTCAACGGCGTGCTGCTGTACGCCGCATTCGCCGGGCTCGGCTATGGCGTGTACATCGCCGTCGATGGTGCTCTGAACGTCGACGTGATTCCTGAAGAGGCGCAGCATAACCGTACCGGCGGCAAGTACATCGGCTTCGGCAATCTCGCCAATACTTGCGGCCAGGTGCTGGCTCCGGCCACCACCGCCATGCTGGTTGCGGTTACCGGAACCTACTACAGCGCATTCATCGTCTCTGCCCTGTGCGCATTGGGCGGCGTGCTGCTGATCCTGTGGATCAAGAACGTGAAGTAG